From the Theobroma cacao cultivar B97-61/B2 chromosome 2, Criollo_cocoa_genome_V2, whole genome shotgun sequence genome, one window contains:
- the LOC18608251 gene encoding phytosulfokine receptor 1 isoform X3: MESFTKNRKKGKEKKRKRVLAHYKSSLHQSSVKTSNNSLFPFVKPTFMGISKVSLAFILLVITFRQRIQGSQEQACNSKDLTALKGFSKCLGSDIGGWNWNSFNCCSWTGITCDNSSFVNKRVVGLELGNKRLAGTICETLVGLEQVRILNLSHNFLHGKIPTTLFRFQNLEVLDLSNNDFVGSLPVVIHLPSIKYFDLSKNHFSSLLSLELCKTSSHIRYINLANNFFGEASLYLENCTSLHYVHLNGNGLSGAFPENLFRLQHLRILHLQENRFSGPLHYGIGNLSNLVELDISSNGFNGSLPDFFGRLRKLDSFSAGSNRLTGLLPISLVNSPSLSMVDLRNNSLNGPININCSAMTRIASLRLASNNFQGPVSDLSSCQSLRNLDLARNKLGGEVPFHFKNLQALKFLSLAGSGIINISSALEILQDCKNLTILVLSLNFYHEEMPSNVNLKFRSLKALVIPNCHLKGSLPIWLSGCSMLQLLDLSWNSLGGSIPFWLGNFIYLFYLDLSNNSFSGEIPESLTGLESLVHNTVLLKELPADLRLVKSTGHGGRLLYNNIWSFPPTIDLSCNKLTGPIWPSFGNLKNLHVLSLEGNDLSGTIPDSMSEMTSLEELDLSRNKLSGEIPNSLVHLSFLSKFNVSYNELYGDIPSGGQFTTFPESSFEGNEALCTRMLRPCQIEQVPPLVTPGWVLPKG; the protein is encoded by the exons ATGGAGTCTTTTACCAAGAAcaggaagaaaggaaaggaaaagaaaagaaaacgcGTGTTGGCTCACTATAAGTCGTCATTACATCAGAGCTCAGTGAAAACTAGTAACAATTCCTTGTTTCCCTTTGTTAAACCGACCTTCATGGGCATCTCAAAGGTCTCTTTGGCCTTCATTTTGTTGGTTATCACGTTTCGGCAGAGGATCCAGGGATCTCAAGAACAGGCATGCAATTCGAAGGACTTAACGGCCCTCAAAGGTTTCTCCAAGTGTTTAGGATCAGATATTGGCGGGTGGAACTGGAACAGCTTCAATTGCTGCTCCTGGACGGGCATCACTTGTGATAATTCCTCttttgtaaataaaagagtTGTTGGGTTAGAACTTGGGAACAAAAGACTTGCAGGAACAATATGTGAGACTTTGGTTGGATTAGAGCAAGTAAGAATCCTGAACCTCTCTCATAATTTTCTCCATGGTAAAATTCCTACCACCTTGTTTCGTTTTCAGAACCTGGAGGTCCTTGACTTGAGTAACAACGATTTCGTCGGTTCACTTCCCGTCGTTATTCATTTACCCTCAATAAAGTATTTTGACCTCTCGAAGAATCATTTTTCTAGCTTGCTTAGTTTAGAGCTTTGTAAAACTTCATCCCATATCCGGTATATTAATCTTGCCAATAACTTCTTTGGAGAAGCTTCACTCTATTTGGAGAACTGTACTTCATTGCATTATGTTCACCTTAATGGCAATGGACTATCAGGAGCTTTCCCTGAGAATTTATTCCGGCTACAACATCTTAGAATACTGCACCTTCAAGAAAATAGGTTTTCAGGGCCTCTGCATTACGGAATTGGTAACCTCTCCAACCTTGTTGAATTGGATATCTCCTCCAATGGGTTCAATGGAAGTCTTCCAGATTTTTTTGGGAGACTGAGAAAGCTGGATTCCTTCTCTGCCGGGTCAAATAGATTAACTGGCTTATTACCTATTTCTTTGGTGAATTCTCCTTCGCTTTCCATGGTTGATCTGCGCAACAATAGTCTGAATGGTCCGATAAATATAAATTGTTCTGCAATGACCCGTATCGCTTCGCTTCGTCTTGCTTCCAATAATTTTCAGGGGCCAGTTTCTGATCTATCCTCTTGCCAGAGCTTGAGAAATCTGGATCTTGCACGCAACAAACTTGGCGGTGAGGTTCCATTCCACTTTAAAAATCTCCAGGCACTGAAATTCCTCTCTCTCGCAGGCTCTGGCATCATTAATATATCCTCAGCACTTGAGATTCTGCAAGACTGCAAGAACTTGACTATATTGGTCCTTAGTTTGAACTTTTATCACGAAGAGATGCCTAGCAACGTGAATTTGAAGTTCAGAAGTCTCAAGGCACTTGTTATTCCAAATTGTCACCTTAAAGGTTCCCTTCCAATTTGGTTGAGTGGTTGCAGCATGTTGCAATTGCTGGATCTGTCTTGGAATTCTTTGGGAGGGTCCATTCCATTCTGGCTAGGCAACTTCATCTATCTCTTTTACTTGGACTTGTCTAATAATTCCTTTTCGGGAGAGATACCAGAAAGTTTAACTGGACTAGAAAGTCTTGTTCACAATACTGTTCTACTGAAAGAACTCCCTGCAGATTTGCGACTGGTGAAAAGCACGGGGCACGGTGGGCGCTTGCTGTATAACAATATATGGAGCTTTCCACCGACTATCGACTTAAGTTGCAACAAGCTTACAGGACCAATCTGGCCAAGCTTTGGGAATTTGAAAAACCTCCATGTTTTGAGTCTGGAAGGGAACGACCTTTCAGGAACCATTCCAGATAGTATGTCGGAGATGACAAGCTTAGAAGAGTTGGATTTGTCTCGTAACAAGCTCTCAGGCGAAATACCTAATTCCCTGGTACATCTCAGCTTTTTGTCAAAATTCAATGTATCATACAATGAGCTCTATGGGGATATACCTTCAGGAGGTCAGTTTACGACATTCCCTGAATCAAGCTTTGAGGGGAACGAGGCTCTTTGCACTAGAATGTTAAGACCATGCCAAATAGAACAGGTACCACCACTTGTAACTCCAg GCTGGGTACTTCCCAAAGGATGA
- the LOC18608251 gene encoding phytosulfokine receptor 1 isoform X2 has product MESFTKNRKKGKEKKRKRVLAHYKSSLHQSSVKTSNNSLFPFVKPTFMGISKVSLAFILLVITFRQRIQGSQEQACNSKDLTALKGFSKCLGSDIGGWNWNSFNCCSWTGITCDNSSFVNKRVVGLELGNKRLAGTICETLVGLEQVRILNLSHNFLHGKIPTTLFRFQNLEVLDLSNNDFVGSLPVVIHLPSIKYFDLSKNHFSSLLSLELCKTSSHIRYINLANNFFGEASLYLENCTSLHYVHLNGNGLSGAFPENLFRLQHLRILHLQENRFSGPLHYGIGNLSNLVELDISSNGFNGSLPDFFGRLRKLDSFSAGSNRLTGLLPISLVNSPSLSMVDLRNNSLNGPININCSAMTRIASLRLASNNFQGPVSDLSSCQSLRNLDLARNKLGGEVPFHFKNLQALKFLSLAGSGIINISSALEILQDCKNLTILVLSLNFYHEEMPSNVNLKFRSLKALVIPNCHLKGSLPIWLSGCSMLQLLDLSWNSLGGSIPFWLGNFIYLFYLDLSNNSFSGEIPESLTGLESLVHNTVLLKELPADLRLVKSTGHGGRLLYNNIWSFPPTIDLSCNKLTGPIWPSFGNLKNLHVLSLEGNDLSGTIPDSMSEMTSLEELDLSRNKLSGEIPNSLVHLSFLSKFNVSYNELYGDIPSGGQFTTFPESSFEGNEALCTRMLRPCQIEQAGYFPKDEKLIKDATNTKSRTGCSMVLTSL; this is encoded by the exons ATGGAGTCTTTTACCAAGAAcaggaagaaaggaaaggaaaagaaaagaaaacgcGTGTTGGCTCACTATAAGTCGTCATTACATCAGAGCTCAGTGAAAACTAGTAACAATTCCTTGTTTCCCTTTGTTAAACCGACCTTCATGGGCATCTCAAAGGTCTCTTTGGCCTTCATTTTGTTGGTTATCACGTTTCGGCAGAGGATCCAGGGATCTCAAGAACAGGCATGCAATTCGAAGGACTTAACGGCCCTCAAAGGTTTCTCCAAGTGTTTAGGATCAGATATTGGCGGGTGGAACTGGAACAGCTTCAATTGCTGCTCCTGGACGGGCATCACTTGTGATAATTCCTCttttgtaaataaaagagtTGTTGGGTTAGAACTTGGGAACAAAAGACTTGCAGGAACAATATGTGAGACTTTGGTTGGATTAGAGCAAGTAAGAATCCTGAACCTCTCTCATAATTTTCTCCATGGTAAAATTCCTACCACCTTGTTTCGTTTTCAGAACCTGGAGGTCCTTGACTTGAGTAACAACGATTTCGTCGGTTCACTTCCCGTCGTTATTCATTTACCCTCAATAAAGTATTTTGACCTCTCGAAGAATCATTTTTCTAGCTTGCTTAGTTTAGAGCTTTGTAAAACTTCATCCCATATCCGGTATATTAATCTTGCCAATAACTTCTTTGGAGAAGCTTCACTCTATTTGGAGAACTGTACTTCATTGCATTATGTTCACCTTAATGGCAATGGACTATCAGGAGCTTTCCCTGAGAATTTATTCCGGCTACAACATCTTAGAATACTGCACCTTCAAGAAAATAGGTTTTCAGGGCCTCTGCATTACGGAATTGGTAACCTCTCCAACCTTGTTGAATTGGATATCTCCTCCAATGGGTTCAATGGAAGTCTTCCAGATTTTTTTGGGAGACTGAGAAAGCTGGATTCCTTCTCTGCCGGGTCAAATAGATTAACTGGCTTATTACCTATTTCTTTGGTGAATTCTCCTTCGCTTTCCATGGTTGATCTGCGCAACAATAGTCTGAATGGTCCGATAAATATAAATTGTTCTGCAATGACCCGTATCGCTTCGCTTCGTCTTGCTTCCAATAATTTTCAGGGGCCAGTTTCTGATCTATCCTCTTGCCAGAGCTTGAGAAATCTGGATCTTGCACGCAACAAACTTGGCGGTGAGGTTCCATTCCACTTTAAAAATCTCCAGGCACTGAAATTCCTCTCTCTCGCAGGCTCTGGCATCATTAATATATCCTCAGCACTTGAGATTCTGCAAGACTGCAAGAACTTGACTATATTGGTCCTTAGTTTGAACTTTTATCACGAAGAGATGCCTAGCAACGTGAATTTGAAGTTCAGAAGTCTCAAGGCACTTGTTATTCCAAATTGTCACCTTAAAGGTTCCCTTCCAATTTGGTTGAGTGGTTGCAGCATGTTGCAATTGCTGGATCTGTCTTGGAATTCTTTGGGAGGGTCCATTCCATTCTGGCTAGGCAACTTCATCTATCTCTTTTACTTGGACTTGTCTAATAATTCCTTTTCGGGAGAGATACCAGAAAGTTTAACTGGACTAGAAAGTCTTGTTCACAATACTGTTCTACTGAAAGAACTCCCTGCAGATTTGCGACTGGTGAAAAGCACGGGGCACGGTGGGCGCTTGCTGTATAACAATATATGGAGCTTTCCACCGACTATCGACTTAAGTTGCAACAAGCTTACAGGACCAATCTGGCCAAGCTTTGGGAATTTGAAAAACCTCCATGTTTTGAGTCTGGAAGGGAACGACCTTTCAGGAACCATTCCAGATAGTATGTCGGAGATGACAAGCTTAGAAGAGTTGGATTTGTCTCGTAACAAGCTCTCAGGCGAAATACCTAATTCCCTGGTACATCTCAGCTTTTTGTCAAAATTCAATGTATCATACAATGAGCTCTATGGGGATATACCTTCAGGAGGTCAGTTTACGACATTCCCTGAATCAAGCTTTGAGGGGAACGAGGCTCTTTGCACTAGAATGTTAAGACCATGCCAAATAGAACAG GCTGGGTACTTCCCAAAGGATGAGAAGCTTATCAAGGATGCAACAAATACTAAATCTAGAACTGGGTGTTCCATGGTGCTGACAAGCTTGTAA
- the LOC18608251 gene encoding phytosulfokine receptor 1 isoform X1, whose amino-acid sequence MESFTKNRKKGKEKKRKRVLAHYKSSLHQSSVKTSNNSLFPFVKPTFMGISKVSLAFILLVITFRQRIQGSQEQACNSKDLTALKGFSKCLGSDIGGWNWNSFNCCSWTGITCDNSSFVNKRVVGLELGNKRLAGTICETLVGLEQVRILNLSHNFLHGKIPTTLFRFQNLEVLDLSNNDFVGSLPVVIHLPSIKYFDLSKNHFSSLLSLELCKTSSHIRYINLANNFFGEASLYLENCTSLHYVHLNGNGLSGAFPENLFRLQHLRILHLQENRFSGPLHYGIGNLSNLVELDISSNGFNGSLPDFFGRLRKLDSFSAGSNRLTGLLPISLVNSPSLSMVDLRNNSLNGPININCSAMTRIASLRLASNNFQGPVSDLSSCQSLRNLDLARNKLGGEVPFHFKNLQALKFLSLAGSGIINISSALEILQDCKNLTILVLSLNFYHEEMPSNVNLKFRSLKALVIPNCHLKGSLPIWLSGCSMLQLLDLSWNSLGGSIPFWLGNFIYLFYLDLSNNSFSGEIPESLTGLESLVHNTVLLKELPADLRLVKSTGHGGRLLYNNIWSFPPTIDLSCNKLTGPIWPSFGNLKNLHVLSLEGNDLSGTIPDSMSEMTSLEELDLSRNKLSGEIPNSLVHLSFLSKFNVSYNELYGDIPSGGQFTTFPESSFEGNEALCTRMLRPCQIEQVPPLVTPGKKMKIVDWKFSIGAAIGFVLTVCFCFKSGWVLPKG is encoded by the coding sequence ATGGAGTCTTTTACCAAGAAcaggaagaaaggaaaggaaaagaaaagaaaacgcGTGTTGGCTCACTATAAGTCGTCATTACATCAGAGCTCAGTGAAAACTAGTAACAATTCCTTGTTTCCCTTTGTTAAACCGACCTTCATGGGCATCTCAAAGGTCTCTTTGGCCTTCATTTTGTTGGTTATCACGTTTCGGCAGAGGATCCAGGGATCTCAAGAACAGGCATGCAATTCGAAGGACTTAACGGCCCTCAAAGGTTTCTCCAAGTGTTTAGGATCAGATATTGGCGGGTGGAACTGGAACAGCTTCAATTGCTGCTCCTGGACGGGCATCACTTGTGATAATTCCTCttttgtaaataaaagagtTGTTGGGTTAGAACTTGGGAACAAAAGACTTGCAGGAACAATATGTGAGACTTTGGTTGGATTAGAGCAAGTAAGAATCCTGAACCTCTCTCATAATTTTCTCCATGGTAAAATTCCTACCACCTTGTTTCGTTTTCAGAACCTGGAGGTCCTTGACTTGAGTAACAACGATTTCGTCGGTTCACTTCCCGTCGTTATTCATTTACCCTCAATAAAGTATTTTGACCTCTCGAAGAATCATTTTTCTAGCTTGCTTAGTTTAGAGCTTTGTAAAACTTCATCCCATATCCGGTATATTAATCTTGCCAATAACTTCTTTGGAGAAGCTTCACTCTATTTGGAGAACTGTACTTCATTGCATTATGTTCACCTTAATGGCAATGGACTATCAGGAGCTTTCCCTGAGAATTTATTCCGGCTACAACATCTTAGAATACTGCACCTTCAAGAAAATAGGTTTTCAGGGCCTCTGCATTACGGAATTGGTAACCTCTCCAACCTTGTTGAATTGGATATCTCCTCCAATGGGTTCAATGGAAGTCTTCCAGATTTTTTTGGGAGACTGAGAAAGCTGGATTCCTTCTCTGCCGGGTCAAATAGATTAACTGGCTTATTACCTATTTCTTTGGTGAATTCTCCTTCGCTTTCCATGGTTGATCTGCGCAACAATAGTCTGAATGGTCCGATAAATATAAATTGTTCTGCAATGACCCGTATCGCTTCGCTTCGTCTTGCTTCCAATAATTTTCAGGGGCCAGTTTCTGATCTATCCTCTTGCCAGAGCTTGAGAAATCTGGATCTTGCACGCAACAAACTTGGCGGTGAGGTTCCATTCCACTTTAAAAATCTCCAGGCACTGAAATTCCTCTCTCTCGCAGGCTCTGGCATCATTAATATATCCTCAGCACTTGAGATTCTGCAAGACTGCAAGAACTTGACTATATTGGTCCTTAGTTTGAACTTTTATCACGAAGAGATGCCTAGCAACGTGAATTTGAAGTTCAGAAGTCTCAAGGCACTTGTTATTCCAAATTGTCACCTTAAAGGTTCCCTTCCAATTTGGTTGAGTGGTTGCAGCATGTTGCAATTGCTGGATCTGTCTTGGAATTCTTTGGGAGGGTCCATTCCATTCTGGCTAGGCAACTTCATCTATCTCTTTTACTTGGACTTGTCTAATAATTCCTTTTCGGGAGAGATACCAGAAAGTTTAACTGGACTAGAAAGTCTTGTTCACAATACTGTTCTACTGAAAGAACTCCCTGCAGATTTGCGACTGGTGAAAAGCACGGGGCACGGTGGGCGCTTGCTGTATAACAATATATGGAGCTTTCCACCGACTATCGACTTAAGTTGCAACAAGCTTACAGGACCAATCTGGCCAAGCTTTGGGAATTTGAAAAACCTCCATGTTTTGAGTCTGGAAGGGAACGACCTTTCAGGAACCATTCCAGATAGTATGTCGGAGATGACAAGCTTAGAAGAGTTGGATTTGTCTCGTAACAAGCTCTCAGGCGAAATACCTAATTCCCTGGTACATCTCAGCTTTTTGTCAAAATTCAATGTATCATACAATGAGCTCTATGGGGATATACCTTCAGGAGGTCAGTTTACGACATTCCCTGAATCAAGCTTTGAGGGGAACGAGGCTCTTTGCACTAGAATGTTAAGACCATGCCAAATAGAACAGGTACCACCACTTGTAACTCCAggtaaaaaaatgaagattgTGGATTGGAAATTTAGCATTGGAGCGGCAATTGGTTTTGTTCTCACTGTCTGCTTTTGCTTCAAATCAGGCTGGGTACTTCCCAAAGGATGA